One part of the Halostagnicola larsenii XH-48 genome encodes these proteins:
- a CDS encoding glutamate-5-semialdehyde dehydrogenase, with product MTEKSPETKVAEAQTAALELAKRSGEERSEAIISIAEAIDDRHDEILDANETDVREAEALLEDGEYTQALVDRLKLSSSKLEDIAEMVRSVADQDDPLGATQTARRLDEDLELYKRTVPIGVIGTIFESRPDALVQIAALSLKSGNAVILKGGSEASESNRILFEIIREATTDMPDGWAQLVEARADVDALLEMDDSIDLLMPRGSSQFVSYIQNNTSIPVLGHTEGICHVYVDEHADQSMAVDIAYDAKVQYPAVCNAVETLLVHEAVAEEFLPEMAERYTEAGVELRGDERSREIVDMEPATAEDWATEYGDLILSINVVDSLESAIEHITTYGSKHTESIVTDDSDRASEFMRSLDSASVFHNASTRFADGYRFGLGAEVGISTGKIHARGPVGLEGLTTYQYYLEGDGHRVATYAGEDAKPFVHEEIDDS from the coding sequence ATGACTGAGAAATCCCCCGAAACGAAGGTCGCGGAGGCACAGACGGCCGCGCTCGAGCTGGCCAAACGGTCCGGCGAGGAACGTTCCGAAGCAATCATCTCGATCGCCGAGGCGATCGACGACCGACACGACGAGATACTCGATGCTAACGAGACGGACGTTCGCGAGGCCGAGGCGCTCCTCGAGGACGGCGAGTACACGCAGGCGCTGGTCGACCGGCTGAAACTCTCGTCGTCGAAACTCGAGGACATTGCGGAGATGGTCCGAAGCGTCGCCGACCAGGACGATCCGCTCGGGGCGACCCAGACCGCCAGACGCCTCGACGAGGATCTCGAACTGTACAAACGCACCGTGCCCATCGGGGTCATCGGAACGATCTTCGAATCGAGACCCGACGCGCTCGTCCAGATCGCCGCGCTCAGTCTCAAGTCGGGGAACGCGGTGATTCTCAAAGGCGGGAGCGAAGCGAGCGAATCGAATCGGATCCTCTTCGAGATCATTCGAGAGGCGACAACCGACATGCCCGACGGCTGGGCACAACTCGTCGAGGCGCGCGCAGACGTCGACGCCCTGCTCGAGATGGACGACTCGATCGACCTGCTGATGCCCCGCGGGAGTTCACAGTTCGTCAGTTACATCCAGAACAACACGAGCATTCCCGTGCTCGGCCACACGGAAGGCATCTGTCACGTCTACGTCGACGAGCACGCTGACCAGTCGATGGCGGTGGACATCGCCTACGACGCCAAGGTGCAGTACCCGGCAGTGTGTAACGCAGTCGAGACGCTGTTGGTCCACGAAGCCGTTGCCGAGGAATTCCTCCCCGAGATGGCCGAGCGATACACCGAAGCCGGCGTCGAGTTGCGCGGCGACGAACGGTCCCGCGAGATCGTCGATATGGAGCCTGCAACCGCCGAAGATTGGGCGACCGAATACGGCGACCTGATCCTCTCGATCAACGTCGTCGACTCGCTCGAGTCTGCGATAGAGCACATCACGACCTACGGCTCGAAACACACGGAATCGATCGTCACCGACGATTCTGATCGCGCGAGCGAGTTCATGCGGAGTCTCGACTCGGCGAGCGTGTTCCACAACGCCTCTACCCGCTTCGCCGACGGCTACCGGTTCGGACTCGGGGCCGAAGTCGGCATCAGCACCGGAAAGATCCACGCCAGAGGGCCGGTCGGCCTCGAGGGACTGACCACCTACCAGTACTACCTCGAGGGCGACGGCCACCGCGTCGCGACCTACGCCGGGGAGGACGCCAAGCCGTTCGTCCACGAAGAGATAGACGACAGCTAA
- a CDS encoding metal-dependent hydrolase — protein sequence MEGERVVFLSIAFATHALVGYALVRGFTDADARIGLVFGLVPDGDFLFPATWGWPFVHRGLTHTPVFALTIVIVVYALRRDRSITLAVALAIGSHLAIDSLSSKGIDWVFPLAETAGPGLSVHGPVATIVLWTASIGLLVVRTDVLERSSERSDPEPRY from the coding sequence ATGGAAGGTGAGCGCGTCGTGTTTCTGTCCATCGCGTTCGCAACCCACGCTCTCGTGGGGTACGCCCTCGTTCGCGGGTTCACCGACGCGGACGCACGAATCGGGCTCGTCTTCGGCCTCGTTCCCGACGGCGATTTCCTGTTTCCCGCTACGTGGGGCTGGCCGTTCGTTCACCGCGGGCTCACCCACACACCAGTGTTCGCGCTTACGATCGTCATCGTGGTGTACGCCCTCCGGCGGGATCGGTCGATCACACTCGCCGTCGCCCTCGCCATCGGATCACATCTCGCGATCGACTCGCTGTCTTCGAAAGGGATCGATTGGGTGTTCCCGCTGGCAGAGACCGCCGGGCCCGGACTCAGCGTTCATGGGCCGGTTGCAACGATCGTGCTCTGGACCGCGTCGATCGGTCTTCTCGTGGTCCGGACGGACGTTCTCGAGCGGTCATCGGAACGCTCGGACCCCGAACCTCGATACTGA
- a CDS encoding sulfatase has translation MENTSGSNVLFVVLDTVRKDHLGPYGYERETTPELSRFAQEATVFDSAVAPAPWTLPVHASLFTGRYPSQHGADQGSPYLDETPTLASILSATGYDTACYSSNAWITPYTGLTDGFEHQDSFFEVLPGDVLSGPLASAWQSVNDNEYLRELASKLVHLGAMAHAKLASGEGSDSKTPTVIDRTKSFIDESDSDQGWFAFVNLMDAHLPYYPPEQYRKEFAPGVDPSEVCQNSKEYNSGARDIDDEEWEDIRSLYDAEIAHMDAELGRLFAWLRETGQWEETTVVVAADHGELHGEHDLYGHEFALYDELINVPLMVKHPDLEADRNGYLVELLDCYHTVLDALDVDPTAVEADIDGDVRDFDSTRSLLSSEYRAFDASGETDIGQEAVLESDDDYAFVEYAQPVIELHHLEEKASDGGIELPDDHRAYSRLRSARSTDAKYVRADRIPDEGYRLDDDPDEETSIDPNEDNVVAEAERALSRFEKAAGGAWDDPSDADPEDGDGLAEADEETRDRLRELGYLE, from the coding sequence ATGGAGAATACGTCTGGATCGAACGTCCTCTTCGTCGTGTTGGATACCGTTCGGAAGGACCACCTCGGCCCGTACGGGTACGAACGGGAGACGACGCCGGAGCTCTCGAGGTTCGCACAGGAGGCGACCGTTTTCGACTCGGCCGTTGCACCCGCGCCGTGGACGCTTCCGGTTCACGCCTCGCTGTTTACCGGGCGCTATCCGAGCCAGCACGGGGCCGACCAGGGGAGCCCGTACCTCGACGAGACGCCGACGCTCGCGTCGATCCTGTCGGCGACCGGCTACGACACGGCATGTTACTCCTCGAACGCCTGGATAACGCCGTACACCGGCCTCACCGACGGGTTCGAACACCAGGACTCGTTCTTCGAGGTGCTTCCCGGAGACGTCCTCTCGGGTCCGTTAGCCAGCGCGTGGCAGTCCGTCAACGACAACGAGTACCTCCGCGAGTTGGCGTCGAAACTCGTCCACCTCGGCGCGATGGCCCACGCCAAACTCGCGAGCGGCGAAGGATCCGACTCGAAGACCCCGACGGTCATCGACCGGACGAAATCGTTCATCGACGAGAGCGACAGCGATCAGGGCTGGTTCGCGTTCGTCAACCTGATGGACGCACACCTGCCGTACTACCCGCCCGAGCAGTACCGCAAGGAGTTCGCCCCGGGCGTCGACCCCAGCGAGGTTTGTCAGAACTCCAAAGAGTACAATTCGGGCGCTCGCGACATCGACGACGAGGAGTGGGAAGACATTCGATCGCTGTACGACGCCGAGATCGCGCACATGGACGCCGAACTCGGCCGACTGTTCGCCTGGCTTCGCGAAACCGGCCAGTGGGAGGAGACGACCGTCGTCGTCGCTGCCGACCACGGCGAACTCCACGGCGAACACGACCTCTACGGACACGAGTTCGCCCTCTACGACGAACTCATCAACGTGCCGCTCATGGTCAAACACCCCGACCTCGAGGCCGACCGGAACGGGTACCTCGTCGAATTACTCGACTGTTATCACACAGTCCTCGACGCGCTAGACGTCGACCCGACCGCGGTCGAGGCCGACATCGACGGCGATGTTCGCGATTTCGACTCGACACGATCGCTACTCTCGAGCGAGTACCGGGCGTTCGACGCTTCCGGGGAGACGGACATTGGCCAGGAGGCCGTCCTCGAAAGCGATGACGACTACGCGTTCGTCGAGTACGCCCAGCCGGTGATCGAACTCCACCACCTCGAAGAGAAAGCGAGCGACGGCGGCATTGAGTTACCCGACGATCACCGCGCGTACTCACGGTTGCGGTCGGCCCGAAGCACCGACGCGAAGTACGTTCGCGCCGACCGGATTCCAGACGAAGGGTACCGACTCGACGACGATCCAGACGAAGAAACGTCGATCGATCCGAACGAAGACAACGTAGTCGCTGAGGCCGAACGGGCACTCTCACGCTTCGAGAAAGCTGCAGGCGGCGCGTGGGACGACCCATCCGACGCGGATCCCGAGGACGGCGACGGGTTAGCCGAGGCAGACGAAGAAACCCGAGACCGGCTCCGCGAACTCGGTTATCTCGAGTAA
- a CDS encoding winged helix-turn-helix domain-containing protein, with the protein MSTTLSQATQEHTVIEDAADAQAVLGALNDADCRTILEATHDEPLTATELSERCAIPSSTTYRKVEELAEVGLLEDRIRINTSSKHATEYRRRFDAVAVSVDGGDLVVEVTALESGTESCIGGEASDDGKFEIDAGRSYAVADD; encoded by the coding sequence ATGAGCACTACTCTCTCACAGGCGACACAAGAACACACCGTAATCGAAGACGCCGCTGATGCCCAGGCGGTGCTGGGGGCGCTCAACGATGCCGACTGTCGGACCATCCTCGAGGCAACGCACGATGAACCCCTGACTGCGACTGAACTGTCCGAGCGCTGTGCGATCCCGAGTTCGACGACGTATCGGAAAGTCGAGGAATTGGCCGAGGTCGGGCTCCTCGAGGACCGGATTCGAATCAACACCTCGAGCAAACACGCCACCGAGTACCGACGACGCTTCGACGCCGTCGCCGTCTCGGTCGACGGGGGCGACCTCGTGGTCGAAGTGACGGCCCTCGAGTCTGGAACCGAGAGTTGTATAGGCGGAGAAGCGTCCGATGACGGCAAGTTCGAAATCGACGCAGGTAGGTCGTACGCTGTTGCCGACGACTGA
- the proC gene encoding pyrroline-5-carboxylate reductase has product MVHVSVIGCGNMGSALIRGLARTGTHTVTACDVDPQALDSVTEFCSNTTTDLETAAEAEIVFVVVKPDITGTVVEDLDLSAEQTLVSIAAGVSTDVLEARTDAAVVRLMPNLAAESGTMAGAISGTEIGEDVTSVLEDVGIVVEIHEEQMDVATAVNGSGPAFVFYLLNAVKQAGISSGLDPEKAEILAAQTFKGAAETVLRDERTTDELIDAVCSPKGTTIEGMNVLRNSSVEETVAEAVAAAEERSSELAAEVANE; this is encoded by the coding sequence ATGGTACACGTCAGCGTCATCGGGTGCGGGAACATGGGTTCGGCCCTCATACGGGGCCTCGCCAGAACCGGGACTCACACGGTCACAGCCTGTGACGTCGACCCGCAGGCTCTCGATTCGGTTACGGAATTTTGTTCGAACACGACGACGGACCTCGAGACGGCTGCCGAGGCGGAGATCGTCTTCGTCGTCGTCAAGCCGGATATCACCGGAACGGTCGTCGAGGATCTCGATCTCTCTGCGGAGCAGACGCTCGTCTCTATCGCCGCCGGCGTCTCGACGGACGTGCTCGAGGCGCGGACGGACGCGGCGGTCGTTCGGCTGATGCCGAACCTCGCTGCGGAGTCGGGGACCATGGCGGGTGCGATTTCCGGCACGGAAATCGGTGAGGATGTCACGTCCGTGCTCGAGGACGTCGGCATCGTCGTCGAGATTCACGAAGAGCAGATGGACGTCGCAACCGCGGTCAACGGCAGCGGACCCGCGTTCGTGTTTTACCTGCTAAATGCCGTCAAGCAAGCCGGGATTTCCAGCGGACTCGACCCCGAAAAGGCGGAAATCCTGGCGGCACAGACGTTCAAGGGGGCCGCGGAGACGGTGCTTCGCGACGAGCGAACCACGGACGAACTCATCGATGCGGTCTGCTCGCCGAAGGGAACGACGATCGAAGGGATGAACGTTCTCCGGAACAGCAGCGTCGAAGAGACGGTCGCAGAGGCGGTGGCCGCGGCCGAAGAACGATCTAGCGAACTCGCAGCAGAGGTTGCCAATGAGTGA
- the proB gene encoding glutamate 5-kinase — MSDTIEMNDVDTARRLAANADRAVVKAGTNSLTDEQSNLDDDKLDKLVDDVQDLRSSGTDVLLVSSGAVGAGKGRVGYESETVEQSQALSTVGQSHLMHRYTESFDRYDQKVAQILITQSDLDNPDRFTNFTNTVETLLEWGIVPIINENDAVTTEEIRIGDNDMLSSSIAIGSEADLLVTLTDVGGVYRENPKDNPGAERIEAVGHNYGEVQDLIESSSTASFGGIQTKVAGARSVSEHGIPAVIARSTEKGVLEKIDAGKPVGTIFIPTNGETDD; from the coding sequence ATGAGTGATACGATCGAAATGAACGACGTCGACACCGCACGACGACTCGCAGCCAACGCAGATCGGGCCGTCGTGAAGGCGGGAACGAACTCGCTGACCGACGAACAGTCGAACCTCGACGACGACAAACTCGACAAACTCGTCGACGACGTTCAGGACCTACGCTCGAGCGGGACGGACGTGTTGCTCGTCTCCTCGGGTGCCGTCGGTGCCGGAAAGGGACGAGTCGGCTACGAAAGCGAGACCGTCGAGCAATCACAGGCACTGTCGACCGTCGGTCAATCCCACCTGATGCATCGGTACACGGAAAGCTTCGACCGCTACGATCAGAAAGTCGCCCAGATACTCATCACCCAGAGCGACCTCGATAATCCGGACCGGTTCACTAACTTCACGAACACCGTCGAAACGCTCCTCGAGTGGGGTATCGTTCCGATCATCAACGAAAACGACGCCGTCACGACCGAAGAGATACGAATCGGCGACAACGACATGCTCTCGTCGTCGATCGCGATCGGTTCCGAGGCCGACCTGCTGGTGACGCTGACCGACGTCGGCGGCGTCTACAGGGAGAATCCGAAGGACAATCCCGGCGCAGAACGGATCGAGGCGGTCGGGCACAACTACGGGGAGGTACAGGACCTGATCGAAAGCAGTTCCACCGCGTCTTTCGGCGGGATACAGACGAAGGTAGCGGGCGCACGGTCAGTGAGCGAACACGGAATCCCCGCCGTCATCGCCAGATCGACCGAGAAGGGTGTCCTCGAGAAAATCGATGCCGGCAAGCCAGTGGGAACCATATTCATCCCAACGAACGGTGAGACCGATGACTGA
- a CDS encoding glycosyltransferase, with protein MKIGFFTDSYFPEIDGVTYTIQLWREKLEEMGHEVYVVYPDGDYDPGDREVPVRSLPNPFYAGYRIPLFRRPSTLPDLDIVHCHGPAPVGMLGRYYARKHEIPTIYTHHTPLEEYFHQNVRFESVAQALSKCYVPLENSFLESFEIVTASTARIERTVNHVQLPVGIDMEFFQPTDEVWYSSVDKPVIGYSGRLSMEKNVDDILRVAGKLPEYEFVIVGEGPYRSRLEANAPDNVELRDFLPREELPTFYSSLDAFVTASTADTLGLSTLEANACGTPVIAADVPPFDQTIGPDNGSRFEYGNIAEMADTIESCLETDRETRTAVERYDVRRTLEHLDHLYRSMQTSADETPTAADERWGFSEDSPGSLD; from the coding sequence ATGAAGATTGGATTCTTTACGGACAGCTATTTCCCCGAGATAGATGGCGTAACGTACACGATACAACTCTGGCGCGAGAAACTCGAGGAGATGGGACACGAGGTCTACGTCGTCTATCCGGATGGCGACTACGACCCCGGCGACCGCGAGGTTCCGGTTCGATCGCTGCCGAACCCCTTCTATGCTGGCTATCGGATCCCCCTGTTCAGGCGGCCGTCGACGCTACCTGATCTCGACATCGTCCACTGTCACGGTCCCGCACCAGTTGGCATGCTAGGGCGATACTACGCGCGTAAACACGAGATTCCGACGATCTACACTCATCACACACCGCTCGAGGAGTACTTCCACCAGAACGTGAGATTCGAGTCTGTTGCACAGGCACTCTCGAAGTGTTACGTTCCGCTGGAGAACTCCTTCCTCGAGAGCTTCGAAATCGTAACCGCCTCGACGGCGAGGATCGAACGCACCGTCAATCACGTCCAGCTTCCGGTGGGGATCGACATGGAGTTCTTCCAGCCAACGGACGAAGTCTGGTATTCATCCGTCGACAAACCCGTAATCGGGTACAGCGGGCGACTCAGCATGGAGAAAAACGTCGACGACATTCTTCGAGTCGCCGGGAAGCTCCCCGAATACGAGTTCGTCATCGTCGGGGAAGGGCCCTACCGCTCCCGTCTCGAGGCGAACGCACCGGACAACGTCGAACTTCGAGATTTCCTCCCTCGCGAAGAGTTGCCGACGTTTTACTCCTCACTCGATGCGTTCGTAACGGCCTCGACGGCAGACACCCTGGGGCTCTCGACGCTCGAGGCCAATGCCTGTGGCACGCCGGTCATCGCCGCCGACGTTCCGCCGTTCGATCAGACGATCGGTCCCGACAACGGCAGCCGCTTCGAGTACGGGAACATCGCGGAGATGGCCGATACTATCGAGAGCTGTCTCGAGACGGACCGAGAAACCAGAACGGCAGTCGAACGCTACGACGTTCGTCGCACGCTAGAGCACCTCGACCATCTGTATCGGAGCATGCAAACCTCGGCAGACGAAACGCCGACAGCGGCCGACGAACGGTGGGGGTTCTCGGAAGACTCGCCGGGATCGCTCGACTGA
- a CDS encoding NAD-dependent epimerase/dehydratase family protein codes for MQNARVLVTGATGFIGSNLTNTLAEDNEVIAIDNSYLGTPDNLDAGVTYVEADVRDEDLPTDVDVVFHLAALSSRQMLEDNPREGAEVNIDGFVNVVEQAMADGCRTVVYASTSSIYGSRQSPTPEDTEIEASTGYDASMLGRERYAEYYNNFYDELTLAGMRFFSVYQGYGGAEAHKGTYANTVSQFTDDIANGDSPVLWGDGTQTRDFTHIDDIVHGLETAADHELAGAYNLGTGEPYSFNETVELINENLGTDIEPVYEPVPLENYIYHTCADISKIQAETDWEPRIGFEEGVERVCESYLSADQQLPNTN; via the coding sequence ATGCAGAATGCTCGCGTACTCGTGACGGGTGCAACGGGGTTCATCGGGTCGAACCTCACGAATACGCTCGCCGAGGACAACGAGGTCATCGCGATCGACAACAGCTACCTCGGCACACCCGATAACCTCGATGCGGGGGTCACCTACGTCGAGGCCGACGTCCGCGACGAGGACCTCCCGACGGACGTCGACGTCGTCTTTCACCTCGCGGCGCTCTCGAGTCGACAAATGCTCGAGGACAATCCTCGAGAGGGAGCCGAGGTCAACATCGATGGCTTCGTCAACGTCGTCGAGCAGGCGATGGCAGACGGCTGTCGGACGGTCGTCTACGCCTCGACGTCGTCGATTTACGGGAGCCGACAGTCGCCGACGCCCGAGGACACCGAAATCGAGGCGTCGACGGGCTACGACGCGTCGATGCTCGGACGGGAACGGTACGCCGAGTACTACAACAACTTCTACGACGAACTCACGCTCGCGGGAATGCGGTTTTTCTCCGTCTATCAGGGCTACGGCGGAGCCGAAGCACATAAAGGAACGTACGCGAATACGGTCTCGCAGTTCACCGACGACATCGCGAACGGTGATTCACCCGTGTTGTGGGGCGATGGCACGCAGACGCGAGACTTTACGCACATCGACGACATCGTTCACGGCCTCGAGACGGCCGCCGACCACGAACTCGCGGGAGCGTACAACCTCGGGACCGGCGAGCCCTACTCGTTCAACGAGACAGTGGAACTGATCAACGAAAACCTCGGGACGGATATCGAGCCGGTCTACGAGCCGGTTCCGCTCGAGAACTACATCTACCACACCTGCGCCGACATCTCCAAGATTCAGGCGGAAACCGACTGGGAGCCCCGGATCGGCTTCGAGGAAGGTGTCGAACGCGTCTGTGAATCGTACCTTTCTGCGGACCAGCAACTACCGAACACGAACTGA
- a CDS encoding lysylphosphatidylglycerol synthase transmembrane domain-containing protein gives MDERNRRALLIGGIGTIAVFAVLFFAVGARNIIDSLLSADPLLVVATFALALCWLAAWGLMLRTVLASLDVHVSVSTAFLVYTGAVFSNNVTPFGQAGGEPIAALLISEASDARYETGLAGIATVDVLNVVPSISLILAGIGYYATTTAINQQLENTVASAVVLIGGIVAVIVLLWRWRHVLVDRLPGLVAPRLGRLDRFDADALEKDLKERLGRFFANIERVGTDRWRLSSAVGLSLVGWLFQVAALLVAFEAIGYAVSPAVLLFVIPLANLAGAAPLPGGLGGIDAAFVTLLVPTTGIGASAITAAVLIFRGAIYWMPVVIGGISVSRFGVRAFR, from the coding sequence ATGGACGAGCGAAATAGGCGTGCACTCCTTATCGGCGGGATCGGGACGATTGCGGTCTTTGCCGTCCTGTTCTTTGCCGTCGGAGCGCGCAACATCATCGACTCGCTGCTCTCGGCGGATCCATTGTTGGTCGTCGCGACGTTCGCGCTCGCACTCTGCTGGCTTGCGGCTTGGGGATTGATGCTTCGGACGGTGCTCGCCTCGCTCGACGTCCACGTCTCGGTCAGTACGGCGTTTTTGGTCTACACCGGTGCCGTCTTCTCGAACAACGTTACGCCGTTCGGGCAGGCCGGCGGCGAACCCATTGCAGCGTTGCTGATCTCCGAGGCGTCGGATGCGCGCTACGAGACCGGTCTCGCCGGCATCGCGACCGTCGACGTACTCAACGTCGTTCCGTCGATCTCGCTCATCCTCGCGGGCATCGGCTACTATGCGACCACGACCGCCATCAATCAGCAACTCGAGAATACCGTCGCCTCCGCGGTCGTGCTGATCGGTGGCATCGTGGCCGTTATCGTTCTCCTGTGGCGATGGAGACACGTACTTGTCGATCGACTTCCGGGCCTCGTCGCACCACGACTCGGTCGCCTCGACCGTTTCGACGCAGACGCCCTCGAGAAAGACCTCAAAGAACGACTGGGTCGATTCTTCGCGAATATCGAGCGTGTGGGAACTGATCGATGGCGTCTCAGTTCCGCTGTTGGACTCTCACTGGTCGGCTGGCTTTTTCAGGTGGCCGCGCTGCTTGTGGCGTTCGAAGCGATCGGCTACGCCGTCTCACCGGCCGTTCTCCTGTTCGTGATTCCACTCGCGAACCTCGCCGGTGCGGCCCCGCTTCCTGGAGGGCTCGGCGGAATCGATGCGGCGTTCGTCACGCTACTCGTTCCGACCACCGGAATAGGGGCGTCGGCTATCACCGCCGCCGTTCTCATTTTCAGGGGTGCGATTTACTGGATGCCCGTGGTGATCGGCGGCATCTCAGTATCGAGGTTCGGGGTCCGAGCGTTCCGATGA
- a CDS encoding universal stress protein — MYDQILVPVDESDPSSAALDHALEIAADRGSTVSLLYVADTNEPSQTRLGTEVVDVLEETGEEVLADARDRAAAYDVTVTSKLIQGNPREVIVQYAPRIDADLIVMGTHGRDGLERYVLGSVAAHVANTAPMPVLTVCGTDDVETTYPYETILVPTDGSDHAKTALQRAAAIATQTNATLSLLTVLEESTLGVGDDAERQAAAEELLEEAAATARTEGVEDVVTAVESGSVAREISDYANAEGADLIVMGTHGRRGIDQHLLGSITERVLRTTSIPVLTLN; from the coding sequence ATGTACGATCAGATTCTCGTTCCCGTCGACGAGAGCGACCCCTCGTCTGCCGCACTCGATCACGCCCTCGAGATCGCTGCCGATCGGGGTAGCACCGTCTCGCTTCTGTACGTCGCGGACACGAACGAACCGAGCCAGACGCGACTCGGGACCGAAGTCGTCGACGTTCTCGAGGAAACGGGCGAAGAAGTTCTCGCGGACGCCCGCGACCGGGCAGCGGCGTACGACGTCACCGTCACGTCGAAACTCATTCAGGGCAATCCCCGCGAGGTGATCGTCCAGTATGCCCCGCGCATCGACGCCGATCTCATCGTGATGGGAACTCACGGTCGGGATGGTCTCGAGCGGTACGTCCTCGGAAGCGTTGCGGCGCACGTGGCTAACACGGCACCGATGCCCGTCTTGACGGTCTGCGGGACCGACGACGTGGAAACGACCTACCCCTACGAAACAATCCTCGTTCCAACCGACGGCAGCGATCACGCGAAGACGGCGCTACAACGCGCGGCGGCGATAGCCACGCAGACGAACGCGACGCTTTCGCTGCTGACCGTTCTCGAGGAGTCGACACTCGGCGTTGGCGACGACGCCGAGCGGCAGGCGGCGGCTGAGGAGTTGCTGGAGGAAGCCGCAGCGACGGCACGAACGGAGGGCGTCGAGGACGTCGTGACCGCCGTCGAGTCGGGATCGGTCGCTCGAGAGATCAGCGACTACGCGAACGCTGAGGGTGCGGATCTCATCGTGATGGGCACGCACGGTCGGCGGGGTATCGATCAGCACCTCCTCGGGAGCATCACGGAACGAGTCCTTCGGACTACCTCGATACCGGTCCTCACGCTCAATTGA
- a CDS encoding glycosyltransferase family 4 protein produces the protein MKISHYFEFEDHVTGGIRESVAHQRKILDRLDLRYSTDPTLNGDAFHCNLMGPRSVWYAKRARARDIPVVAHTHVTAEDFGDSFRFTNALAKPLKPYLEWAYGLADALVCPSEYNRGVIEEYTDTPTRVISNGVDRQKLEGFESLRSEYLERYDLEPPVVFLVGHVIKRKGLETFVELARRMPELDFAWFGPLDLSLKGRETTRLIEGSPDNCTFTDYIDDIRGAYAAGDIFCFPTHEENEGIALLEAMTAGKPVLVRDIETFSWLEDGTDCLKVSQSAGGSGVAAFVDALERLKDPERRELLGSNAADRSEAFSLESVANQYQSLYEGVV, from the coding sequence ATGAAAATCAGCCACTATTTCGAATTCGAGGATCACGTCACCGGCGGCATCCGCGAGTCGGTCGCCCACCAGCGGAAGATACTGGATCGGTTGGATCTGCGGTACTCGACCGATCCGACCCTCAACGGCGACGCCTTCCACTGCAACCTGATGGGGCCTCGCTCGGTCTGGTATGCGAAACGCGCTCGAGCGCGTGACATCCCCGTCGTCGCACATACCCACGTCACTGCCGAGGACTTCGGTGACAGTTTTCGGTTTACCAATGCACTGGCCAAACCCCTGAAACCGTATCTCGAGTGGGCTTACGGATTGGCCGATGCGCTGGTCTGTCCCTCCGAGTACAATCGGGGCGTGATCGAGGAGTACACTGATACGCCGACGCGAGTGATTTCGAACGGCGTCGACCGACAGAAACTCGAGGGGTTCGAATCCCTCAGATCGGAGTATCTCGAGCGGTACGACCTCGAACCGCCCGTCGTCTTTCTCGTCGGCCACGTCATCAAACGGAAAGGCCTCGAGACGTTCGTCGAGTTGGCTCGCCGAATGCCGGAGCTGGACTTCGCGTGGTTCGGACCGTTGGACCTCTCGTTGAAGGGCCGAGAGACGACACGGCTAATCGAGGGATCGCCAGACAACTGCACGTTCACCGACTACATCGACGACATTCGCGGGGCATATGCAGCCGGTGACATCTTCTGTTTCCCGACCCACGAAGAAAACGAGGGGATTGCGCTGCTCGAGGCGATGACTGCCGGTAAACCGGTTCTTGTCCGCGATATCGAGACCTTCTCGTGGCTCGAGGACGGAACGGACTGTCTGAAGGTATCGCAGTCGGCCGGCGGATCCGGCGTGGCGGCGTTCGTCGACGCCCTCGAACGGCTCAAGGACCCGGAACGCAGAGAACTGCTCGGATCGAACGCCGCCGACAGAAGCGAGGCGTTCTCGCTCGAGTCGGTCGCGAATCAGTACCAGTCGCTGTACGAGGGGGTGGTCTGA